A section of the Neofelis nebulosa isolate mNeoNeb1 chromosome 12, mNeoNeb1.pri, whole genome shotgun sequence genome encodes:
- the RLN1 gene encoding prorelaxin H1, which produces MLRLFLSHLLGVWLLLSLRAREIPAQREEVLKACGREYVRLQIRICGSTSWGKNNQQHREPRQAPAALPEIVSSSITSGAEALNGMLEYIPDLPQELKATLSEREPSFRELQPSLKDSNLNLEEVEKSILGRQNEAEDQSLSQLGTSSLDAHSRIKRSDYIRYSDRCCNVGCTRKELTDLC; this is translated from the exons ATGCTGCGCCTGTTCTTATCCCACCTGCTGGGAGTCTGGCTGCTACTGAGCCTACGTGCCAGAGAGATCCCAGCCCAGCGGGAGGAAGTGTTAAAGGCATGCGGCCGCGAGTATGTCCGACTACAAATCCGGATCTGCGGCTCAACGTcctggggaaaaaataatcagCAACACCGGGAACCTCGGCAGGCACCCGCCGCACTCCCAG aaatcgTGTCCTCCTCCATCACCAGTGGTGCAGAAGCCTTGAATGGGATGTTGGAATACATTCCTGATTTGCCACAAGAGCTGAAGGCAACACTGTCTGAGAGGGAGCCATCATTCAGAGAACTACAACCTTCATTGAAGGATTCTAATCTTAACTTGGAAGAAGTGGAGAAAAGTATTCTTGGTAGACAAAATGAAGCTGAAGACCAAAGTCTTTCACAATTAGGAACATCAAGTTTAGATGCACATTCTCGAATAAAGAGATCAGACTATATAAGATACAGTGACAGGTGTTGTAACGTAGGTTGTACCAGGAAAGAGCTTACTGATTTATGCTGA